A genome region from Arachis duranensis cultivar V14167 chromosome 6, aradu.V14167.gnm2.J7QH, whole genome shotgun sequence includes the following:
- the LOC107495363 gene encoding probable isoaspartyl peptidase/L-asparaginase 3 isoform X1 — protein sequence MAMPTRALFQDSLRSKSTPLFKFMLFLFLLSMVLGHETVEVEHYPLVVSTWPFVEAVRAAWKAADGGSTAVDSVVEGCSTCEELRCDGTVGPGGSPDENGETTIDALVMDGATMEVGAVGAMRYVKDGIKAARLVMQHTEHTLLVGEKASAFAISMGLPGPTNLSSSESIEKWAKWKANNCQPNFWKNVLPENSCGPYRPTSYLEHTDETCLKTYAMQTTDLRFLDLGHRIHDTVSMAVIDRMGHIAVGTSTNGATFKIPGRVGDGPIVGSSAYANEEVGACCATGDGDIMMRFLPCYQVVESMRLGMNPELAAKDAIGRIARKFPDFMGGIVAVNKKGEHAGACHGWTFQYSVRSPGMKDVQVFTVLP from the exons ATGGCTATGCCTACAAGGGCCCTCTTCCAGGATTCGCTGCGATCCAAAAGCACTCCACTCTTCAAATTCATGTTGTTCCTCTTTTTACTGTCTATG GTGCTGGGACATGAAACTGTTGAAGTGGAGCACTACCCGCTGGTTGTGAGTACTTGGCCGTTTGTTGAGGCCGTTAGAGCTGCTTGGAAGGCTGCTGATGGTGGTTCAACAGCTGTGGATTCTGTGGTTGAGGGTTGCTCAACTTGTGAGGAACTGAGATGTGATGGAACAG TTGGTCCGGGTGGAAGTCCAGACGAGAATGGAGAAACTACAATTGATGCTCTGGTCATGGATGGG GCGACTATGGAAGTAGGAGCTGTCGGTGCCATGAGATATGTAAAGGATGGTATCAAGGCTGCTAGGTTAGTAATGCAACATACTGAGCACACATTGCTGGTAGGAGAGAAAGCATCGGCATTTGCGATATCAATGGGTCTTCCAGGACCCACAAACCTGAGTTCATCAGAATCTATAGAGAAGTGGGCTAAATGGAAAGCTAATAACTGCCAACCCAATTTCTGGAAGAATGTCTTACCTGAAAACAGCTGTGGTCCTTATCGCCCAACAAGTTACCTGGAGCATACTGATGAAACGTGCTTGAAGACTTATGCGATGCAAACTACTGATTTAAGATTTCTTGATCTTGGTCATCGGATCCATGATACTGTATCAATGGCTGTTATTGATAGA ATGGGACATATTGCTGTTGGCACATCGACTAATGGGGCGACGTTCAAGATTCCTGGCAG GGTAGGTGACGGTCCGATAGTTGGATCGTCTGCATATGCTAATGAAGAAGTTGGTGCATGCTGTGCAACTGGGGATGGTGACATCATGATGCGCTTCCTTCCATG TTATCAAGTTGTTGAAAGCATGAGGTTGGGAATGAATCCGGAACTTGCTGCGAAAGATGCAATAGGGAGAATAGCAAGAAAGTTTCCAGATTTTATGGGAGGCATTGTTGCCGTTAACAAAAAGGGGGAACACGCcggagcttgccatggatggacaTTTCAATACTCAGTGAGGAGCCCTGGAATGAAAGATGTGCAAGTCTTTACTGTGCTACCCTGA
- the LOC107495285 gene encoding adenine phosphoribosyltransferase 5-like has translation MFSKHNAPKPQDPRLKAITEAIRVVPHFPKQGIMFQDITTLLLDHKVFKDTIDIFVDRYKDMGISIVAGVEARGFFFGPSIALAIGSKFVPLRKPRKLPGEVISEKYDLEYGSDCLEMHVGAVKHGDKAIVIDDLVATGGTLSAAITLLERGGAEVVECACIIGLSHFKDDCSVNGKPLYFLVEPRLQ, from the exons atgttttccaAACACAATGCTCCAAAACCACAAGATCCAAGGCTCAAGGCCATCACTGAAGCCATCAGAGTCGTTCCTCACTTCCCCAAACAAG GGATAATGTTTCAGGACATAACGACATTGTTGTTGGATCATAAGGTTTTTAAGGACACAATTGACATTTTTGTTGATCGTTACAAAGACATGGGAATTTCCATTGTTGccg GAGTGGAAGCTAGGGGATTCTTTTTTGGCCCCTCAATAGCATTAGCCATTGGTTCAAAGTTTGTTCCTTTGCGCAAACCTCGAAAGCTACCAG GTGAAGTAATATCAGAAAAATATGATCTAGAATATGGAAGTGATTGTTTGGAGATGCATGTTGGTGCTGTGAAACATGGTGACAAAGCCATTGTTATTGATGATTTGGTGGCTACAGGTGGAACTCTATCTGCAGCAATCACTCTCCTAG AACGTGGTGGTGCTGAAGTAGTGGAATGTGCTTGTATCATTGGTCTGTCTCATTTTAAG GATGATTGCAGCGTGAATGGCAAACCACTTTATTTCCTTGTGGAACCGCGTCTTCAATAA
- the LOC107495363 gene encoding probable isoaspartyl peptidase/L-asparaginase 3 isoform X2, with the protein MEVGAVGAMRYVKDGIKAARLVMQHTEHTLLVGEKASAFAISMGLPGPTNLSSSESIEKWAKWKANNCQPNFWKNVLPENSCGPYRPTSYLEHTDETCLKTYAMQTTDLRFLDLGHRIHDTVSMAVIDRMGHIAVGTSTNGATFKIPGRVGDGPIVGSSAYANEEVGACCATGDGDIMMRFLPCYQVVESMRLGMNPELAAKDAIGRIARKFPDFMGGIVAVNKKGEHAGACHGWTFQYSVRSPGMKDVQVFTVLP; encoded by the exons ATGGAAGTAGGAGCTGTCGGTGCCATGAGATATGTAAAGGATGGTATCAAGGCTGCTAGGTTAGTAATGCAACATACTGAGCACACATTGCTGGTAGGAGAGAAAGCATCGGCATTTGCGATATCAATGGGTCTTCCAGGACCCACAAACCTGAGTTCATCAGAATCTATAGAGAAGTGGGCTAAATGGAAAGCTAATAACTGCCAACCCAATTTCTGGAAGAATGTCTTACCTGAAAACAGCTGTGGTCCTTATCGCCCAACAAGTTACCTGGAGCATACTGATGAAACGTGCTTGAAGACTTATGCGATGCAAACTACTGATTTAAGATTTCTTGATCTTGGTCATCGGATCCATGATACTGTATCAATGGCTGTTATTGATAGA ATGGGACATATTGCTGTTGGCACATCGACTAATGGGGCGACGTTCAAGATTCCTGGCAG GGTAGGTGACGGTCCGATAGTTGGATCGTCTGCATATGCTAATGAAGAAGTTGGTGCATGCTGTGCAACTGGGGATGGTGACATCATGATGCGCTTCCTTCCATG TTATCAAGTTGTTGAAAGCATGAGGTTGGGAATGAATCCGGAACTTGCTGCGAAAGATGCAATAGGGAGAATAGCAAGAAAGTTTCCAGATTTTATGGGAGGCATTGTTGCCGTTAACAAAAAGGGGGAACACGCcggagcttgccatggatggacaTTTCAATACTCAGTGAGGAGCCCTGGAATGAAAGATGTGCAAGTCTTTACTGTGCTACCCTGA